A stretch of Rhea pennata isolate bPtePen1 unplaced genomic scaffold, bPtePen1.pri scaffold_32, whole genome shotgun sequence DNA encodes these proteins:
- the LOC134154559 gene encoding olfactory receptor 14J1-like — protein MSNSSSLAEFLLLVYTDTRELQLLHYLLFLGIYLAALLGNGLIITAVACDHRLHTPMYFFLLNLSILDLGSISTTVPKSMANSLWNTRAISYSGCAAQVFLVFFLFSAEYSLLTVMAYDRYVAICRPLHYGTIMDSRACVRMAAAAWARGFLNALLHTGNTFSLPLCQGNTVDQFFCEISQILKLSCADSYLRGVELLGIISCLVFGCFIFIVLSYVQIFIAVLRIPSEQGRQKAFSMCLPHLAVVSLFLSTVIFAYLRRSSISSPVLDLVLAVLYAVVPPTVNPLIYSMRNKELQQALRKLIQMVLVEQQ, from the coding sequence atgtccaacagcagctccctcgctgagttcctcctcctggtgTACACTGACacccgggagctgcagctcttgcactacttgctcttcctgggcatctacctggctgctctcctgggcaacggcctcatcatcacagccgtAGCCTGTGACCACcgcctccacacccccatgtacttcttcctcctcaacctctccatcctcgaccttggctccatctccaccactgtccctaaatccatggccaattccctctggaacacgagggccatttcctactcaggatgtgctgcccaggtcttcctggttttcttcttgttttcagcagagtattctctcctcactgtcatggcctacGACCGCTATGTTGCCATATGCAGACCCCTGCACTATGGCACaatcatggacagcagagcatgtgtcagaatggcagcagctgcctgggccagggggtttctcaatgctctcctgcacactggaaacacattttcactaccactctgccaaggcaacacagtggaccagttcttctgtgaaatttcccagatcctcaagctctcctgtgcagactcctacctcagggGAGTTGAGCTTCTTGGTATTATTAGCTGTTTAGTGTTtggatgtttcattttcattgtgctgtcctatgtgcagatcttcattgctgtgctgaggattccctctgagcagggccggcaaaaagccttttccatgtgcctcccacacctggctgtggtctccctgtttCTCAGCACCGTCATATTTGCCTACCTGAGGcgctcctccatctcctccccagtTCTGGATTTGGTGCTGGCTGTTCTGTACgcagtggtgcctccaacagtaaaccccctcatctacagcatgaggaacaaggagctccagcaGGCACTGAGGAAACTGATCCAGATGGTACTAGTTGAGCAGCAATGA
- the LOC134154558 gene encoding olfactory receptor 4E1-like yields MWQNHTMVSNFFLSGLTTNHVAELILFTFFVVIYVLIILGNILIIFTIALDQHLHSPMYFFLSNLSIIDICHSSVVMPKMLADFLVDKKSISFEECVAQMFFLHLFACTEIFLLTIMAYDRYIAICNPMRYGTIMSWKMCLQMATVMWMGGLIHSVSLTALTLNLPYCGPSAIDNFFCDVPLVIKLACTNTHVLEMLIVSNSGLISVVCFLVLVTSYVIILISLRNHLSEGQHKALSTCAAHLTVVTLFLGHCIFIYLRPARSLAADKVVSVFFTAITPLMNPLIYTFRNEDMQNALRKLCKRQIDSQDK; encoded by the coding sequence ATGTGGCAGAATCACACGATGGTGAGTAACTTCTTCCTCTCAGGACTCACCACCAACCATGTGGCAGAGCTGATCCTCTTCACCTTCTTCGTGGTTATCTACGTGCTGATTATTTTGGGCAACATTCTCATCATCTTCACAATTGCACTTGACCAGCATCTGCACAGTCCTATGTACTTCTTCCTCAGCAACCTCTCCATCATTGACATCTGCCACTCCTCAGTGGTGATGCCCAAGATGCTGGCTGACTTCCTGGTGGACAAGAAGAGCATCTCCTTTGAGGAGTGTGTGGCCCAGATGTTCTTCCTCCACCTCTTTGCCTGCACAGAGATCTTCCTCCTCACCATCATGGCCTATGATCGTTACATAGCCATCTGCAACCCCATGCGTTATGGCACCATCATGAGCTGGAAGATGTGCCTCCAAATGGCCACGGTCATGTGGATGGGAGGGCTGATACATTCTGTGTCTCTCACTGCCCTGACCCTCAATCTCCCATACTGTGGTCCCAGTGCCATTGACAACTTCTTTTGTGATGTCCCCTTGGTCATTAAGTTGGCCTGCACAAACACCCATGTCTTAGAAATGCTCATTGTCTCCAACTCAGGCCTCATCTCTGTGGTCTGCTTCCTGGTGCTGGTGACTTCCTACGTGATCATCTTGATCTCACTGAGGAACCATCTCTCGGAAGGGCAACACAAGGCGTTATCGACCTGTGCTGCTCACCTGACAGTGGTGACGCTTTTCCTGGGACACTGCATTTTCATCTATCTCAGGCCAGCCAGGAGTTTAGCTGCAGACAAAGTTGTGTCCGTTTTCTTCACGGCCATCACCCCTCTGATGAACCCCCTTATCTATACCTTTAGGAATGAGGACATGCAAAATGCTTTGCGAAAGCTGTGTAAGCGGCAGATTGATTCCCAAGACAAGTGA